CGATCAACCGTTCGCGTACCAGCGCCTGCGCTTGCTGAGCCATCTGGTCGAGCAGGCGGTCGCGCTGCTTCTCGGCGTCGCTCATGGCCCGCTTGCCGTGCTGTTTGAGCAGGTAGGCGTGAATCTGCCGGACTTCCGTGGACTGGAAGATCGGCGCCAGGTCCTGCACCGCCAACATGCCGTTCGCGCTGTAGTCACGGGTGCTCATCAGCACTTGCGGCCCGCGCGCGGCCAGTACCTGAAAGCCCATGGCCTCGAAGATGGCGACCTTGCCGGCCACGCAGGCCAGTTCGGCGTGCGGATGGCGGTTGATCATCTGTTGCAGCATGGCGCGGGCAATCCCGTGACGGCGCTGGCTGGCCTGTACAGCCATATAGGCCAAAGTGCAGGCATCGGGAGCATCCTGGGCCGGCAGGTACAGGGCAAAGCCCAGCACCTGGGACGGGTCCTGATCACTCAGGGCGAGGATCA
This DNA window, taken from Pseudomonas sp. SG20056, encodes the following:
- a CDS encoding GNAT family N-acetyltransferase, producing the protein MFTLVHLDSPPPESLNSQVLQMVVDYLSDISPVSLTPSNPLYQLYQYVIGYEMHLYLRAMDSELPSSARLILALSDQDPSQVLGFALYLPAQDAPDACTLAYMAVQASQRRHGIARAMLQQMINRHPHAELACVAGKVAIFEAMGFQVLAARGPQVLMSTRDYSANGMLAVQDLAPIFQSTEVRQIHAYLLKQHGKRAMSDAEKQRDRLLDQMAQQAQALVRERLIVH